The region CTCGATGCTGGAGATGTCGGTGACGGCGCCCTTGGTCACAGCGTGGCCGTAGTCGGCCGAGAGGGTGATGACCTCGCCGCTGTGCGAGAAGAAGCGGATGCGCGGGCGGGTGATGTCCGAAGTGTTCTTCTCCATGTGAACGATCCGTTCGGCGAGGAACTGCATCTCGGGCCGGCCCTCGCGGTCCTTGCGGATGAGGTTGACGTTCGTGGAGATTTCGTGGCCGGTCCCGCTGCCGGTTTCCATTTCCGCGCCGCCGCCCGCGGGTTTCTGAAGCGCGCCGCCCGAGGCGACCGGACCCTCGGCCGGAAAACCTGCTTCCCACTCCCTGTACCAGGTGCGCAGGACCATGAAGACGAAGACCACCGCCAGGACGGGCAGCACGACGAGCATGACGCGGCGAAAGGTCACGGCCCGGTCCTCCACGGGTGGCGGGCGGCCGGCAGGTCGCCGGGCAGCCGCTCGGCGTAGCGCCGCGTGATGCCGGCCCAGAGGCCCTGGTACTCGAGGATGAGTTCCACCGTCTCGCGGATGGCCCCCGCGCCGCCGCGCGACCGCGCGACGTAGTGAGCGATGCGTCTCGCCTCGGCGACGGCGTCGGCCGGCGCGACGGCAAACCCCGCCCGCGCCAGGATCGGCAGGTCCGGCAAATCATCGCCGATGTAGCAGACGTTCTCGGCCTTTCGGCGAAACCGCTTGAGGATCTTCTCGAAGACCGGCAACTTGTCCTTCGCGCCCTCATAGACGGCGGCGATGCCGAGTTCC is a window of Planctomycetota bacterium DNA encoding:
- a CDS encoding HAD family hydrolase codes for the protein LERINLLVLDVDGVMTDGRIVYDARGTETKAFHVRDGQGVKYWLRAGHEAAILSGRESPILRRRAEELGIAAVYEGAKDKLPVFEKILKRFRRKAENVCYIGDDLPDLPILARAGFAVAPADAVAEARRIAHYVARSRGGAGAIRETVELILEYQGLWAGITRRYAERLPGDLPAARHPWRTGP